Proteins encoded together in one Ipomoea triloba cultivar NCNSP0323 chromosome 4, ASM357664v1 window:
- the LOC116016047 gene encoding uncharacterized protein LOC116016047: protein MEVPVPIIKICLLASLVILSAASGDEWAGSKYQIECTMCSACDNPCTTPSPPPPSPPPPSTLNCPPPPSGGTNYYSPPPPPPSTTNYPPYTPPSGGGVGYYFPPPYKNYPSGGPTPPPPNPIVPYFPFYFYNPPPSSPSSSAATQSETSLQLRLKMKPDEE, encoded by the exons ATGGAAGTACCCGTACCCATCATCAAGATTTGCTTGTTGGCAAGTTTAGTGATATTATCCGCGGCAAGTGGGGATGAATGGGCTGGATCCAAGTACCAAATTGAGTGCACAATGTGCTCAGCCTGTGACAATCCTTGCACCACCCCTTCCCCACCTCCCCCATCTCCGCCGCCCCCCTCCACCCTCAACTGCCCTCCACCACCGTCAGGCGGCACCAATTACTACTccccaccgccgccgccgccgtctaCCACCAACTACCCACCCTACACTCCCCCTAGCGGGGGAGGTGTGGGTTATTACTTCCCCCCACCCTACAAGAACTACCCCTCCGGCGGCCCAACCCCTCCCCCCCCTAACCCAATCGTCCCTTACTTCCCATTCTACTTCTACAACCCCCCACCCTCTTCTCCATCCTCCTCCGCCGCTACCCAATCCGAAACCTCT TTGCAGCTCAGATTGAAGATGAAGCCTGATGAGGAGTAA